A window from Sus scrofa isolate TJ Tabasco breed Duroc chromosome 2, Sscrofa11.1, whole genome shotgun sequence encodes these proteins:
- the LOC110259584 gene encoding olfactory receptor 2T2 has protein sequence MAVFHQNSTDFILLGLITHPTFPGLIFAVVFSIFLVAVTANVVMILLIHTDSRLHTPMYFLLSQLSIMDTVYICITVPKMLQDLFSKEKTISFLGCAVQIFLYLTLIGGEFFLLGLMAYDRYVAVCSPLRYPLLMNRRICLLMVVGSWIGGSLDGFMLTPFTMSFPYCGSRKINHFFCEIPAVLKLSCVDTSLYETLMYACCVLMLLIPISVISVSYTRILLTVHQMNSAEGRRKAFATCSSHIMVVIIFYGAAFYTNVLPHSYHTPEKDKIVSAFYTILTPMLNPLIYSLRNKDVTTALRRLMGRYASSQKIRVEDVPRKY, from the coding sequence ATGGCAGTATTTCACCAGAACTCCACTGACTTCATCCTCTTGGGCCTCATCACACATCCTACATTCCCAGGGCTTATCTTTGCAGTGGTCTTCTCCATCTTTTTGGTGGCTGTAACAGCCAATGTGGTCATGATTCTGCTCATACACACAGATTCCCGTCttcacacacccatgtacttcttgcTTAGTCAACTCTCCATCATGGACACTGTCTACATTTGCATCACTGTCCCCAAGATGCTGCAAGACCTCTTCTCCAAGGAAAAGACCATCTCCTTCCTGGGCTGTGCAGTTCAGATCTTTCTCTATCTGACCCTGATTGGAGGGGAATTCTTCCTGCTGGGcctcatggcctatgaccgctacgtggctgTGTGCAGCCCTCTTCGATACCCTCTCCTTATGAACCGTAGGATTTGCTTGCTTATGGTGGTGGGCTCCTGGATTGGTGGTTCCTTGGATGGATTCATGCTGACTCCCTTTACTATGAGTTTCCCCTACTGTGGGTCCCGAAAGATCAACCACTTTTTCTGTGAGATACCAGCGGTACTGAAGCTATCATGTGTTGACACATCACTCTACGAGACCCTCATGTATGCCTGCTGTGTGCTGATGCTGCTTATCCCTATATCTGTCATCTCTGTCTCCTACACTCGCATCCTGCTCACCGTTCATCAGATGAACTCTGCTGAGGGCCGGAGAAAAGCCTTTGCAACCTGTTCCTCCCATATTATGGTGGTGATCATTTTCTATGGGGCAGCCTTCTACACCAATGTGCTGCCCCATTCATACCACacaccagagaaagacaaaattgtATCTGCCTTCTACACCATCCTCACACCAATGCTCAACCCACTCATCTACAGCTTGAGAAATAAAGATGTGACCACAGCGCTAAGGAGGTTGATGGGGAGATATGCTTCCTCCCAGAAAATCAGAGTGGAGGATGTGCCCAGGAAATACTAG